The DNA segment GCGTTTATTGGCGAGCCCCTGGCGCAACTGCAGAAACGGGATCTGCAGGAACATGGCGTACATCAGCACGGCAATCGTCGGGGTTACCAGGGCGCCAAGAGCCGGTGCGGCCTGTGGGGCGAGCAGACCGCCGAGCACCGCGCCGATCACGGCGACGAGGTAGACGGGGATCTGGTTGTGCTCAAGTTGTTCTCGGGTCACGGGGTGTCCTTGTCACGGGGGGCTGTTTGCGCCGTGCAGGGTAATCGAAACCACAGCCCCGCGCGCGGCCGCCATGTCCGCCCGCCGGATCGCCCCCGTGTAAGCCCAGCGCGCGCTGCAATGTCTGGCGCACAGGCAGGCCATCCAGTCTTTGGTCCGGTCTATTTTTGACTGAGTGCCGCTACCGAAAGCCCGGACGCGACGAAGGTCAGTCCGGCGCCCACATTCAGGCCATTGACCACTTTTGGCTTGCGCTGCAGCCATGTCGACAGGCGCGTCGCAAAGATCCCCATGAGCGCAAAGCCCAGGGCGGTCAATGCGGCGAACCAGGCGCCATAGACCATCATTTGCACGGTGACCGAACCCAATGACGGGTTGACGAACTGCGGAATGAACGCGAGCACAAACAGCCCAGGCTTAGGGTTCAGCGCCGCCGACAGGAAGCCGGTGAGGAAGATGTTTTTGAGCGGTTGCCGCGCCGCCGGTTTGAAGTTGATCAGGCTGCGCGAACGCAAGACCTTGATGCCCAGCCACAACAGGTAGCTGGCGCCGATGACTTTGACCACCCAGAAGGCCACGGCGGATGTCTGCATCAGCAGGGTCAAGCCCAGCGATGCGGTGGCCACGTGAAACAGAATCCCGGTACCCGACGCGATCCCCGAAATGGCGGCTGCCATACGCCCCTGGCTCAGGCCCCTGGCGATGGCCAGCAGATTGTCCGGCCCGGGGGAGAGCACCAGCAACAGGCAGGCGGCGGTATAGGTCAGCCAGATTTCCAGGGGGAACATAACGACAGTCCTTTCGTCGAGGGGGTAGGGAGGCCATCGTGCTCCCGCGGGGCCTCCAAGATCAAGCCTGCTGCCACAGGTTTGTTGGAACTAGCGCCTTCTCAGGGCATGGCGTAGTCGCCACGAATATGGTTCAACCCTCTCGACGCCGCGACATCACTGCGGTCCCAGATCTACGATTTTGTTTCGCTGCAGTTCTGCGTCAATCTGCTGATCAAACCGGTTCACTTTCTCCAATTGCACAGGGCTGAACTTTTCGTCGGGCAGGTCTGGCCTGAAATGAATGCTGACGGGCCACACATTTTTCGGTGGGGTTACATAGTCAGCGAAGTGAGGTGCGCCGATTGACACGCTGACGTTTTCAATACCCAGTGAATCGGCCAGTTTATGAAAGCTTTCGGCCGTCGGGAATACGTGTTCATTGGCTACGCTGACGCGCACAGTTTGTCGATTCGGCATGCCTGGCTCGGGGGGCATGCGCAGCTCTTCAATCTGTGGTTGAGCATTGGCTGAGAGGGCCGCTGATGGCTGATATGGAGCGCTGTTGATCATGCTGGATTCCTAAGTGTTGTTGAGGGGATCAGGGGGTTGCCTGATCGCTCAACTCAGTGAGTGATTCAGCCATTTGGGTTCCGGTCAGAGAGTCATCAAGCAATACGGGGTGTTTAACGGGGAGGGGGCCTCAAGGGCGGCTTCCCCCAGACTCTTAGCCTGTACGAAATCATCTGATTGACGTCCCGGCCAGGCTTTCGGCGTGAGGGGCTGAAGGAGTGGATGGCGACGACACGAAAAGCCTCCGCGCAATAATTGGGTGCATTTGAACATTCACCGCATCTTGGTGGGGGGTGGTGATGTTCGGCCGTTTCCCCCAAAGCCGGTATTACCCACTGGAAGCCCAACCCAGTAAACTGCGGTCCGACGTCGCATCAGGGAGAAGACGGTATATGTACATTGGTGAACTGGCCAAGCTGACGGGATGCACGCCCAAAGCCATCCGTTTGTATGAACAACTGGGCCTGCTGACGCCGCAGCGCCGTGGCAGTTATCGGTTGTACACCGCCCATCACCTGAGGTTGGTGCAGATGATTCGCCGCGCCCAGGCGGTGGGGTTCAAACTGGCTGAATTGAGTGAGTTGCTGGCTGCCAAGCAACACCAGGCACCGTTCCCCCTGGCACTGGCCAATCAGGGCATCGAGGTCAAGCGCTTGGAGTTGCAGGCGCAGATCCTGGCCTTGCAGGATCGGCAGCAGCAGCTGACGCAGTTGCAACAACAGATCAACCAGCAATTCGCCCCCAGCCTCAGCGTGCCAACAAATGCGCAAATGCCTGGGTGAGGGCGTCATGCGGCGAGCGCGGCTGGTAGCCCAGTTCGTTGACCGCCTTGTCGATGCAGTAAACCTGACGCACGCCATAGAACATTTGCACCTGGCTGAGCAGCAAGTCAGCTGGCCGGCCGGTGTAGCGTGCCTGCTGCTCTTTCAGCCAGGCGATCAGCAATAGCAGGGGTTTGGGGGCGCGGCGCGGCAATGGGTAGCCTGGGCTAAGGGCGTTGAGGGCTTCGATCACCTGCGCCAGTGATGAGGCCTGCCGGTTGGCCAGTAGGTAGCGCTGGCCGGGCCTGCCGTTTTCCGCCGCGCGGATCAGCCCATCGGCCACGTCGCGCACATCGACAAAGTTGAAATGAAAATTCGGGTCCAGTACCAACTTGCGCGCCAGTACGGCTGCCAGAAACCCCATGGTGTCGGTAAGCCGCGTGGTATGCGGGCCGATGATTGCCGAGGGCAACACGCTGACCAGGGGCAGGTCATAGGCCCGGGCGGTTTCCCAGGCCGCGCGTTCAGAGAGGATTTTTGAGCGGTAGTAGGGGTTTTGCTGATCAGCGTTCCAGCTGGTTTCATCCAAAAACTGACCGTTGTGCCCGACGGCTGCCACGGAACTGACATACACCACCCGCCGAACCCCGGCCTCGGCGGCGGCACGCAGGACATTGCGTGAGCCTTGCACATTGACCTCGACGATCTCGGTCTGTGGATCCTTCGCCCAGTGCTTGAACACCGCCGCCACGTGGTACAGCACACCCACCCCTTGCAGGGCCTGGCGCAAGGATTGCGGATCTTGCAGCTCGGCGCGCACTAACTGGCAGTCGAGCCCTGCCAGGGCGGTGCTTCGCTCCGGGTCACGGACCCCGGCGCGCACCTGTTGCCCGCGGGCGAGCAGCGTCCGCACCAGGGTGTTGCCCAGATGCCCATTCGCACCGGTGACCAACGATAGCGTACTCATGGGTTGCCTTATCCGCTGACGGCGGAAACTGAAATAGATAAGGCAGGGTAGGGCTTGTCCCAAGGGACAGAGTCAAGCGCTGCCGTCAGCAAAAACCGCAATTTCGAGTGAACGGGTTCGCCCCTGGATTTCTTGTAGAATCCAACGCCGACTTATATTCATGGAGAGAACAGTGCGCATCTACATTACTGGCGCTTCGTGCGCAGGCGTCACGACGTTGGGGCAAGCCCTGGCTGCGTCGCTGGGCTTGATCCATGTGGATGTGGATGACTTTTACTGGCTGCCCACCCACCCACCGTTCACCACCAAGCGGCCACCCAATGAGCGCGTGTGTTTGATCAAGCAAGCGCTCGGTGACCAAGGCTGGGTGCTGACCGGCTCTTCTGATGGCTGGGGCGAAGCGCTTATGGTGCATGTGGACCTGATCGTGTTCGTGATAACGCCAACACCTGTGCGCCTTCAGCGGTTGGACCTGCGTGAAAAGCGCCTCTTTGGCGAGCGCATTGCCCCTGGGGGCGATATGCACGAGATACATGTCGCCTTTCGCGAATGGGCCTCCCAGTATGACGATCCGCGCTGTTCCGGGCGCAACCGAGCGCGGCATGAAGCGTGGATTTCCAGGCAGACGGTGCCGGTCTTGCGCATTGACGGGGAACACACGGCTGAGCAAATGGTTGCGCACGCCTTTCAGGCGACGTTGCTATACCGATAAATCCCGTTCAGCACAGGAGTCGGCGGCGACGTCAGGCGTCACAAAGGACACCTAACCGCCATCACCAAGGCGAAAACCTGCAAGTAGGCTTAAATCAGTGGTAACGAACGCGTCGATGGGTTTTAAACGACAGCTATCAATACCTTGTTTTAGGCCATAACCGCAGAGGGCTTAGGGATGTCGATAAAACTTCGTCTGTTTTTGCTGATCGGCACCAGTGTGCTTACCGTGCTGGTCATCAGCCTGGTGAACTACCTGGGGAATGCGCGGATGGAGGCGGCGATGATTGACAGTGAGGTCAGCATGACCGCCCTGAGCAATCATCTGGAGGCCGACATGATGCACGACGCGCTGCGCGCCGATGTGCTGTCGGCAATGCTGGTGGGGCTGGGCAAAAGTGTCAGCAGTCGGGATGAAGTACTTGAAGCCGTCACCGACCATACCGCGCACTTTCGCGAGGCGCTGGGCAATAACGTTGCGCTGCCGCTCAACCCGACCCTCGAAGCCGCGCTGAGTGACATCAAGCCCAGCCTCGACAATTACATCGCCCTGGGGGAGCGGATTGTCGGCGTGGCGATGAACGATCCGGTTGCGGCCCAACAAGAACTGGGCACCTTCAGCGACGCCTTCACCCAGTTGGAAGGCCGGATGGCCAGCCTCAGTGAACTGATCGAAAACAACTCCAAGGCCACTGGCGAGCAGACCCGTCAAACCGTGCGCAGCGCCAATTTTACCCTCGCGGTGGTGCTGGTGCTGTGCCTGCTGTTGCTGGTTGCCCAGGGCTACTGGGTCACCCGCAGCATCATGCGGCCGCTGCAACTGGCGCGGCAGATTGC comes from the Pseudomonas shahriarae genome and includes:
- a CDS encoding ATP-binding protein encodes the protein MRIYITGASCAGVTTLGQALAASLGLIHVDVDDFYWLPTHPPFTTKRPPNERVCLIKQALGDQGWVLTGSSDGWGEALMVHVDLIVFVITPTPVRLQRLDLREKRLFGERIAPGGDMHEIHVAFREWASQYDDPRCSGRNRARHEAWISRQTVPVLRIDGEHTAEQMVAHAFQATLLYR
- a CDS encoding LysE family translocator; protein product: MFPLEIWLTYTAACLLLVLSPGPDNLLAIARGLSQGRMAAAISGIASGTGILFHVATASLGLTLLMQTSAVAFWVVKVIGASYLLWLGIKVLRSRSLINFKPAARQPLKNIFLTGFLSAALNPKPGLFVLAFIPQFVNPSLGSVTVQMMVYGAWFAALTALGFALMGIFATRLSTWLQRKPKVVNGLNVGAGLTFVASGLSVAALSQK
- a CDS encoding MerR family transcriptional regulator, whose amino-acid sequence is MYIGELAKLTGCTPKAIRLYEQLGLLTPQRRGSYRLYTAHHLRLVQMIRRAQAVGFKLAELSELLAAKQHQAPFPLALANQGIEVKRLELQAQILALQDRQQQLTQLQQQINQQFAPSLSVPTNAQMPG
- a CDS encoding NAD-dependent epimerase/dehydratase family protein; protein product: MSTLSLVTGANGHLGNTLVRTLLARGQQVRAGVRDPERSTALAGLDCQLVRAELQDPQSLRQALQGVGVLYHVAAVFKHWAKDPQTEIVEVNVQGSRNVLRAAAEAGVRRVVYVSSVAAVGHNGQFLDETSWNADQQNPYYRSKILSERAAWETARAYDLPLVSVLPSAIIGPHTTRLTDTMGFLAAVLARKLVLDPNFHFNFVDVRDVADGLIRAAENGRPGQRYLLANRQASSLAQVIEALNALSPGYPLPRRAPKPLLLLIAWLKEQQARYTGRPADLLLSQVQMFYGVRQVYCIDKAVNELGYQPRSPHDALTQAFAHLLAR